The bacterium DNA segment CAGGTTCAGCAGTTCGTCCTCGCCCCGCTTCGAAAGGTGATCTTCCAGCTCATAGGACACATCAAAATGGTCCACCACCGAGACCTTGCCCCGGCCCGTAATAAATATGATCTCCTCGATGCCCGAGTCCACCGCCTCCTGCACCCCCACCTGAATCTGGGGGATATCCACGATGGGCAGCATCTCCTTCGGGATCACCTTGGTCGCGGGCAGGAACCGGATCCCCAGGCCCGCCACCGGGAAAACCGCCTTACGGATTCGCGTCACAAAATCGCCCTGAAATGAAGGAAAATTTGAGGGATCTCACTACGAAACCCGGGAGTGAACATCGCCCCGCATGATATGAAACCCGATCTTAAGCGTCAAGGAAGGATTCTTTCGCGCAAGGCCCGCTCGAATATCTCCTCATCCCAGACCGAAACGCCCAGTTTTTCCGCTTTCGCGAGCTTCGAGCCCGATGCCTCGCCCGCCACGAGATAGTCCGTCTTTTTGCTGATGGAACCGCTCACCCGTCCGCCGAGCGCCTCGATGGCCGCCCTGGCCTCGCTCCGCGAGCGGGTAGCCAGCGTCCCCGTGAGGACAAACGTCTTCCCGGAAAAAATCCCGCCGCCCGAGGCCGGCGCGGCCCGCTCCGGGGAGGAGGGGCGAACCCCCACATCCAAGAGATTTTCCACGATCTTTCGCGAGCGGGGGTTTTGAAAGTATCCCACAACCTGCTCGGCGACCTGCGGGCCGACCTCGTGGATCGCCACGAGGATATCCAAATCCGCCTCGGCCAGTTTTTCCACGCTCCCGAACTGATCGGCCAATACCTCGGCAAGGTGCTCCCCCACGTGCCGGATGCCCAGGGCATAGAGAAACCGCGAGAGCGGGGGCGACTTCGCGGCCTCGAGCGCGGCCAGAAGATTGTCCGCCGATTTTTCCCCCATCCGCTCGAGGCCGGCCAGCTGATCCCGCTTGAGGCGGAAAAGATCGGCGGGCTCGCGCACATGGCCCGCATCTGCCAGCTGGTTGACCAGCTTCTCTCCCAGTCCCTCGATGTCCAGGGCGCGCCGGGAGGCGAAATGGTGAATCCCCTCGCGGACCACCGCCGGGCACGCCGGATTGGGGCACCGGGTGACTATCTCGCCCGCAGGGCGGACCACCGCCGTTTCGCAGATCGGGCACGACTTGGGAAGCTCGAAGGGCTTCGCGCCGGCGGGCCGCTTTTCGAGGATAACGGAAACCACCTCGGGGATGACATCTCCCGCCCGCTGTACGACCACCGTGTCGCCGATGCGGACATCTTTCTTCGCCAGCTCCTCTTCGTTGTGAAGGGTGGCCCGTGAGACCTCGACGCCGCCCACGCGCACCGGCGCCATCACGGCCACCGGCGTCAGGGCGCCCGTGCGGCCGACCTGGACGATGATGTCCTCAACCACCGTCGTTTCCTGCCGGGGGGGAAATTTGAACGCAATGGCCCATCTGGGCGCACGCGATTTCACCCCGAGCTCGGCCTGCAAATCGAAGGCGTCCACCTTGATGACCGCACCGTCGATCTCGTAGGGGGTCTCGTCCCGGTCGGCGAGAATCCGGTTGGCGTGCGCGATGGCTTCATCCAGGGAGCCGCACTTTTTCCAGGAGGGGTTCACCGGAAACCCCCAGAGGGGCAGCGCGGAGAGCAGCCGGGACTGGCTCTCGAAGGCGAACCCCTCGATGCGCCCGATGGCGTAGATGTAGATGTCGAGCGGGCGCGCCGCCGCGATGCGCGGGTCCAGCTGCCGGAGCGAGCCGGCCGCCGCATTGCGCGGATTGGCGAAAGGGGGCTCTCCCGCCTCCAGCCGCGCCTTG contains these protein-coding regions:
- the ligA gene encoding NAD-dependent DNA ligase LigA, translated to MKKKKVPPKDQKRARELAAELHQHNYRYYVLDAPAVSDAEYDRKFRALQALEEKYPSLVTPASPTQMVGAKPLEAFKVFEHDPPMMSLENAASEEEVCEFEERARRFLLQNFDREVEEWAYVVEPKLDGLAVELIYEGGVFVSGGTRGDGVRGEMATENLRTLSAIPARLEQSRSGPQVPTYLSVRGEVFMRIEPFRELNKARLEAGEPPFANPRNAAAGSLRQLDPRIAAARPLDIYIYAIGRIEGFAFESQSRLLSALPLWGFPVNPSWKKCGSLDEAIAHANRILADRDETPYEIDGAVIKVDAFDLQAELGVKSRAPRWAIAFKFPPRQETTVVEDIIVQVGRTGALTPVAVMAPVRVGGVEVSRATLHNEEELAKKDVRIGDTVVVQRAGDVIPEVVSVILEKRPAGAKPFELPKSCPICETAVVRPAGEIVTRCPNPACPAVVREGIHHFASRRALDIEGLGEKLVNQLADAGHVREPADLFRLKRDQLAGLERMGEKSADNLLAALEAAKSPPLSRFLYALGIRHVGEHLAEVLADQFGSVEKLAEADLDILVAIHEVGPQVAEQVVGYFQNPRSRKIVENLLDVGVRPSSPERAAPASGGGIFSGKTFVLTGTLATRSRSEARAAIEALGGRVSGSISKKTDYLVAGEASGSKLAKAEKLGVSVWDEEIFERALRERILP
- a CDS encoding sugar phosphate nucleotidyltransferase — encoded protein: MTRIRKAVFPVAGLGIRFLPATKVIPKEMLPIVDIPQIQVGVQEAVDSGIEEIIFITGRGKVSVVDHFDVSYELEDHLSKRGEDELLNL